A genomic stretch from Candidatus Thiothrix anitrata includes:
- a CDS encoding proton-conducting transporter transmembrane domain-containing protein, which yields MMLGLSSEQLMLLALILPLLGGVGILLSGRFPNVREGVTLTTAIAVLLVVFSLIPAVLAGQRPSVTLLEVLPGLSLAFKLEPLGMLFAAVAAFLWPINSLYSIGYMRGNQEKHQTRFYFFFAVAITAALGIAFAGNLLTLFIFYEVLTLSTFPLVAHKGTEKAMQAGRVYLGILITTSIGLLLPAIIWTWQVSGTLDFVPGGILSGKLEGGLLLVLLFLFMFGIGKAALMPIHRWLPAAMVAPTPVSALLHAVAVVKAGVFSVVKIVMYVFGLDTLQTLPNVEWLLYVAAFTVVLASLIALRQDNLKRRLAYSTIGQLGYVVLATAILAPISIVGAALHIVAHAVGKITLFFAAGAIYTASKKTEVGQLDGIGKRMPWTMAAFTLGALSMIGVPPAVGFISKWYIVMGAFQTEQWLALGAIVVSTLLNAAYFLPIIFAAFFKEEQPGGKDHGEAPFPAVLALCITAALTFLLFLFPDIPLALAQQIGVEVR from the coding sequence ATGATGTTGGGGCTGTCATCCGAACAACTCATGCTGTTGGCTCTCATCCTGCCCCTGTTGGGTGGGGTGGGGATTCTGTTAAGCGGGCGTTTCCCGAATGTGCGCGAAGGCGTGACATTGACCACCGCCATCGCGGTATTGCTGGTGGTGTTTAGTTTGATTCCGGCAGTGTTAGCGGGGCAACGCCCTAGCGTGACCTTGCTGGAAGTGTTGCCGGGCTTGAGCCTTGCGTTCAAACTCGAACCCTTAGGAATGCTATTTGCAGCGGTGGCAGCGTTTTTGTGGCCGATCAACTCGCTGTATTCCATCGGCTATATGCGCGGCAACCAGGAAAAACACCAGACACGCTTTTACTTCTTCTTTGCAGTGGCAATTACCGCCGCGTTGGGGATTGCGTTTGCGGGTAACTTGCTGACGCTGTTCATTTTCTACGAAGTATTGACGCTTTCGACCTTCCCTCTGGTGGCGCATAAAGGCACGGAAAAAGCCATGCAAGCCGGGCGGGTGTATCTGGGCATTTTGATTACCACCTCGATAGGCTTGCTATTGCCTGCGATTATTTGGACATGGCAAGTCAGCGGTACATTGGATTTTGTCCCCGGCGGTATCCTGTCCGGTAAGCTGGAAGGCGGCTTGCTGCTGGTGTTGCTGTTCCTGTTTATGTTCGGGATCGGTAAAGCAGCACTCATGCCGATTCACCGTTGGTTGCCTGCGGCGATGGTAGCACCCACGCCAGTCAGTGCCTTGCTGCACGCGGTAGCGGTGGTGAAAGCCGGGGTATTCAGCGTGGTGAAAATCGTCATGTACGTGTTTGGGCTGGACACGCTGCAAACCTTGCCGAATGTGGAATGGTTGCTGTACGTCGCCGCATTTACCGTGGTGCTCGCCTCGTTAATTGCGCTGCGTCAGGATAATCTCAAGCGGCGGCTGGCGTATTCCACCATTGGGCAACTCGGTTACGTGGTATTAGCAACGGCTATCCTTGCCCCTATTTCCATCGTCGGGGCGGCGTTGCACATTGTGGCGCACGCGGTCGGCAAAATTACCTTGTTCTTTGCGGCGGGTGCCATTTATACCGCCAGCAAAAAAACCGAAGTCGGGCAACTCGACGGTATCGGCAAACGAATGCCTTGGACAATGGCAGCGTTTACCCTCGGCGCATTGTCGATGATTGGTGTGCCGCCTGCGGTGGGCTTTATTTCCAAGTGGTATATCGTAATGGGTGCGTTCCAGACCGAACAATGGCTGGCATTGGGCGCAATTGTGGTGTCGACCTTGCTGAATGCGGCGTATTTTCTGCCCATTATTTTTGCGGCATTTTTCAAAGAGGAACAACCGGGCGGTAAGGATCATGGCGAAGCCCCGTTCCCGGCAGTGCTGGCACTGTGCATTACCGCTGCGTTGACCTTTTTGCTGTTTTTGTTCCCTGATATACCGCTGGCTCTGGCGCAACAGATTGGCGTGGAGGTGCGTTAA
- a CDS encoding DUF4040 domain-containing protein, with amino-acid sequence MLAITAVTVVRLHSLFAIIMLFGIFSLLSASIFVALDAVDVAFTEAAVGAGISTILMLSTLAITRQRKQRSKHNPLLPLLVVTVTGAMLVWGTWDMPPFGSPDDPIHQHVAPRFIEESPKEVGLPNMVTSVLASYRGYDTMGEVTVVFTALVGVLALLGVGRKYLFTPPHDTGCKPPRPILQVAVKPLIPFVLLFALYVQFHGDFGPGGGFQAGVIFAAGIILYALAFGMESAHALTPPWLLRPLAALGVLIYGGVGVVALLKGGKFLDYSVLAHDPVHGQHLGVLIIEFGVGLTVAAVMILVFFAFAGRGNASNHPQEDNQT; translated from the coding sequence ATGTTAGCTATCACGGCGGTAACAGTGGTGCGCCTGCACAGTTTGTTCGCGATCATTATGCTGTTCGGCATTTTCAGCCTATTGTCTGCCAGCATCTTTGTGGCGTTGGATGCGGTGGATGTGGCATTCACCGAAGCTGCTGTAGGGGCGGGCATTTCCACCATCCTCATGTTATCGACGCTGGCGATTACCCGGCAGCGCAAACAGCGTTCAAAACACAACCCGTTATTGCCGCTATTGGTGGTGACGGTAACAGGCGCAATGCTGGTGTGGGGAACGTGGGATATGCCGCCGTTTGGTAGCCCTGATGACCCAATCCATCAACACGTTGCACCGCGTTTCATCGAGGAATCGCCCAAGGAAGTCGGTCTTCCCAATATGGTGACATCGGTGCTGGCAAGCTATCGCGGCTACGACACGATGGGGGAAGTGACAGTAGTTTTCACCGCATTGGTGGGGGTACTGGCATTACTCGGTGTGGGGCGAAAATACCTGTTTACCCCACCGCATGATACCGGCTGCAAACCGCCGCGCCCGATTTTGCAGGTAGCGGTTAAACCGCTCATTCCGTTTGTGCTGCTATTCGCGCTGTACGTGCAATTCCACGGTGATTTTGGTCCCGGCGGCGGCTTTCAGGCGGGAGTAATTTTTGCGGCAGGCATTATTTTGTATGCACTGGCATTTGGGATGGAATCTGCCCACGCTTTGACCCCACCGTGGTTACTGCGTCCGCTGGCGGCGTTAGGTGTGCTGATTTATGGCGGAGTCGGTGTGGTGGCGTTACTGAAAGGTGGCAAATTTTTAGATTACAGCGTATTAGCGCATGACCCGGTACACGGGCAACATCTGGGCGTTTTAATCATTGAGTTCGGCGTGGGTTTGACGGTTGCTGCGGTGATGATACTGGTTTTTTTTGCCTTCGCCGGGCGCGGTAATGCCAGTAACCATCCGCAGGAGGATAACCAGACATGA
- a CDS encoding monovalent cation/H+ antiporter subunit D family protein produces the protein MMETFAFYPHLPVLQVVVPMLAAPLCYLLIKPRLAWVFATLVSWLTFAIAVLLLLQVSDGTLLQYNIGNWEPPWGIAYNVDRLNAFVLLIVSGIAAVVFPYAWHSVQKEIPAKQQTLFFTALLLCLAGLLGMTITGDAFNVFVLLEISSLSTYTLISLGKDRRALAAAFQYLIMGTIGGTFILIGIGLLYMLTGTLNMADLAARLAEVQSSRTMQAGLAFIVVGIGLKMAMFPLHLWLPNAYAYAPSVVSAFIAATATKVAVYVLLRFLLTIFGVAFVFEAMQVQYLFLPLAVTAMLFASVVAIFQQDVKRMLAYSSVAQLGYILLGIALVNVTGLTATLLHLFNHALMKGALFMALGAICLRVGVATLDSMAGLGKQMPWTMAAFVAGGLSLIGVPLTVGFISKWYLILATLERGWWPLTVAILVASLLAVIYIWRVVEAAYFKERPADAKPVKEAPLGMLIPTWLLVIANVYFGVQTDVTVGIAQAAATSLLGGAP, from the coding sequence ATGATGGAAACCTTCGCGTTTTACCCGCATCTGCCGGTGTTACAAGTGGTAGTGCCAATGCTGGCAGCCCCCCTCTGTTATCTCTTGATAAAACCCCGGCTGGCCTGGGTGTTTGCCACCTTGGTCAGTTGGTTGACCTTTGCGATTGCGGTATTGCTGTTGCTGCAAGTCAGTGACGGTACGCTGTTGCAATACAATATCGGTAACTGGGAACCACCGTGGGGCATTGCCTATAATGTGGATCGCCTTAATGCCTTTGTGCTGCTGATTGTCAGCGGGATTGCCGCTGTGGTGTTTCCGTATGCTTGGCACAGTGTGCAAAAAGAAATTCCAGCCAAACAACAGACGCTGTTTTTCACTGCGTTGCTATTGTGTTTGGCGGGCTTGCTGGGCATGACCATTACCGGCGATGCCTTTAATGTATTTGTCTTGCTGGAAATTTCATCGCTATCGACTTACACCCTGATTAGTTTGGGCAAAGACCGGCGGGCATTGGCGGCTGCATTCCAATACCTGATTATGGGGACTATTGGCGGTACGTTCATCCTCATTGGGATTGGCTTGTTATACATGCTGACCGGTACGCTGAATATGGCGGATTTGGCAGCAAGGTTGGCAGAAGTGCAATCGTCGCGCACCATGCAAGCAGGCTTGGCGTTCATCGTGGTGGGGATAGGCTTGAAAATGGCAATGTTCCCGCTGCATTTGTGGTTGCCGAATGCGTATGCGTATGCACCGTCAGTGGTTTCCGCGTTCATTGCGGCAACCGCTACCAAAGTGGCGGTGTACGTGCTGCTGCGTTTTCTGCTGACGATTTTCGGCGTGGCGTTTGTGTTTGAGGCGATGCAGGTGCAATACCTGTTCTTGCCGCTGGCAGTCACCGCGATGCTGTTTGCCTCGGTCGTGGCGATTTTCCAGCAAGATGTGAAACGCATGTTGGCGTATTCGTCGGTAGCGCAACTGGGGTATATCCTGTTGGGGATTGCGCTGGTGAATGTTACCGGCTTGACCGCGACCTTGCTGCATTTGTTTAACCATGCTTTGATGAAAGGCGCGTTGTTCATGGCGTTGGGGGCAATCTGCCTGCGGGTCGGGGTTGCCACCCTTGACAGCATGGCAGGGCTGGGTAAGCAAATGCCTTGGACAATGGCGGCGTTTGTGGCAGGTGGTTTGAGCCTGATTGGCGTGCCGCTGACGGTGGGTTTCATTTCCAAATGGTATTTGATTCTGGCGACGCTGGAACGCGGCTGGTGGCCGTTAACCGTAGCGATTCTGGTGGCTTCGCTATTGGCAGTGATTTACATCTGGCGCGTGGTGGAAGCGGCGTATTTCAAGGAACGCCCCGCTGATGCCAAGCCAGTGAAAGAAGCCCCGTTGGGGATGCTGATTCCGACGTGGTTGCTGGTGATTGCCAATGTGTATTTCGGGGTGCAAACCGATGTGACGGTGGGCATTGCCCAAGCCGCTGCCACTAGCTTGTTGGGAGGTGCGCCATGA
- a CDS encoding cation:proton antiporter subunit C, which translates to MNLFDQFLGHYNYWVVIFLMMTGFYAVIASDNLIKKIVGLNIFQTAVFILYISMGKIIGGTAPIVVTQTAAQAANPVVYSNPLPHVLILTAIVVGIATTALGLALVIRIKEAYGTIEEDEILAKDADA; encoded by the coding sequence ATGAATCTGTTTGACCAGTTTTTGGGGCATTACAATTATTGGGTGGTAATTTTCCTGATGATGACCGGCTTTTATGCGGTCATTGCCAGTGACAATCTGATCAAGAAAATCGTCGGGCTGAATATTTTCCAGACCGCAGTTTTTATCCTCTATATTTCGATGGGCAAAATCATTGGCGGTACTGCGCCGATTGTCGTGACCCAAACCGCCGCACAAGCCGCTAATCCGGTGGTGTATTCCAACCCCTTGCCGCATGTGTTGATCTTGACCGCGATTGTGGTCGGCATTGCCACCACCGCATTGGGCTTAGCCTTGGTTATCCGCATTAAAGAGGCTTACGGCACGATCGAGGAAGATGAAATCCTCGCAAAGGATGCTGACGCATGA